Within the Clostridium scatologenes genome, the region TGCTCAAGATTATGGTGCGGATAGACCAGATGCTGTAAGTAGATCTGTTCATACATCAATTGCCGTAAGTATTATTGGTGGGTTGATTGTCATGGTACTAGGAATTCTACTTTGTAAGCCTTTGCTTGAGCTGATGGGAACTCCTGAAGATATAATTGGGTTGTCTGTGGTTTATATGAAAATCTACTTTATCAGTATGCCTGCTAACATGGTATACAACTTTGCAGCAGCTATTTTGCGTGCTGCAGGTGATAGCCGACGTCCAATGTACTATCTCATTGTTACAGGTATATTACATGTTATATTCAATCTATTTTTTGTAATTGTACTGCATATGGGAGTAGCAGGGGTTGCATTTGCCACAGTTATTTCTGAATACCTCTCAGTAATGCTCATTATGATTTGTCTATATAGGTGCGAGGGAGCCATACGCTTTATACCTGGCAAGATGCGTATTGATAAATGTAAGCTAAAGGATATCATAAGGATTGGATTGCCAGCAGGAATGCAAGGATTGTTATTTTCCATTTCCAACGTACTTATTCAGTCAGCGGTTAACTCCTTTGGATCTACAATGGTAGCGGCTAGTGCTGCTGCTAGCAATGTTGAAAACTATATAGGAACTACAATGAATGCATATTATAATGCAGCAATCTCTTTCACTGGCCAGAATATGGGGGCAAAGAAGTATGACAGAATTGATAATATTGCAAAAGTATGTACAATATTAATCTTTGCTACATGGATTATCATGGGCGGTATGACAATGTTTTTTGGAAAGTCACTGCTTGGAATCTATACCTCTGACCCAGAAGTCATTAGGCTTGGTATGCTGCGTATTAATGTGATGATGATTGCATTTTTCACCTGTGGAATGATGAATGTGTATCCTGGATTGACACGTGCCATGGGGTATTCTATACTACCTATGATTTCTACTTTAGTAGGAGCTTGCCTTATGCGAATTCTTTGGTTATCCACAGTATTTGTCTGGTATCCAACAGAAGTTATGCTTTTTGCTTGTTATCCAGTAACCTGGGCACTTGCAGGAATAGGCCAAGTAGCTATTTTCTTCTATGCTAGGCGGCAGATTCGTGAGCAAGCAAAGCCAAGTTTTCGCAGAAGATTTTTAGCAATTTTGTCTTCTATAGTTAGATAGAATAATGTTATTTTAATATATAAAACTAGGAAAATGCCTTGTCTTACATGACTCAAAGTATGTCTTTGTTATTTCATAGCTTTAGTTGTATGATATAATGAAAATTATAGTTTTGGTAATGCAAATGGGAGGAATTAATCATGGATAGAGAGCATGTGAAAGATATAATTAAAGCGTGGATTCAAAGAATAAATGAAGATGAAGTTTTATCTAAAGATATTACCGCTTTAAATTTTGGGTTATGCGAACCTTATGGAATTGAATTAATAGGTTCAGCAAATTATGATGAAGAAGATGATGATTGGGCCTGTGAAGAAGATTTTGTACCAATAGAAAGAAACTGTCCTGATCTTGGAATTGATGACACATATGACTGGGAAAGTGTGCTTAAAGAAACAGAAACTATTTTGAAAGAGTTAGTTCAGGAATTAAAAGACCTACCAATTTTGAAAGTAGAACATATAACAACAGGCTTTTGTGATGGAGATTTGATTGTAGTGAAATGATTTTTAGAGGAGATTATTCATATAACAGGGGGAACTACTATGAATTTAGAGTTAAAACAGATTTTTTTAACCAATTCTAACACAAATAATGACCATGTAACTTATGAAAATAAGCTAAAGCCTCGCATGAGCTTTGGGGATTCATCACTTAAAGAATTATTTGAAAAGCATAATGAGGAAATTTTAAAAAATGTAGCACATAAAATAACCAACTATGTGAATGATGAAAATCTTTGTAATGATGATATTGATATGTTTCCTCGCAGCTGTGAAATGACTGGTGAATGGTATATTGGAGATGTTAATTTTGAGGATTTTGATTATCTAAGTATTATGACACGTTTTTTAGGATTTCAACCAAATTCAAAAAGAATGCCTATTGATGATTATTTAGGACTTGAAGTGCACTTTTCTTATGATGAAGCTCAAGATAAATTTATTTTAGATGGAATTGATAGTTCATGTATTTAGCTGAGAATTTTATTATGAGCATAATGGGAGGGAGATTAAAGTGGTTTTATTAGTGGTTGATACACAAAAATTAATAACCAATGAAAAATTATATAAATTTCATATGTTTGTATCTAATGTTAAAGAAATAATACATAAAGCTAGGGAAAACAATATTGAAGTAATATATATACGTCATGATGATGGAATAGGAAATGAATTAACAAAAGGGAATGATGGCTTTGAAATATATGAAAAGTTTCAACCTATGAGTAATGAAAAGATATTTGATAAAAAGGTTAATAGTGCTTTTAAAAAAACAGGATTACTGGAATATCTAATGGATAAAGGAGAAAAAGATATAATCATTGTAGGGCTTCAAACAGATTATTGTATTGATGCTACTATAAAATGTGGATTCGAACACGGATTTAATATTATAGTTCCTGCATATTCAAATACAACAGTTGATAATAAATTTATGTCAGCAGAACAAAGTTATGAATATTATAATGAATTCATGTGGAATGGAAGATATGCAGAATGTATTTCCTTTGATGAAGCAATTAAAAGAATGAAATAGATAGTGATTTGTCAATATCATTATAATAAATAAAATGTGGTTTTAAAATACTCTTATTTAATAAGACAATTTAAAAATTCAGTGATGTATATGCTTCATAAAAATGAAAGAAGGTATATATTAAAATTATAAGGTGGTAAGAAAAATGACATCTCAAATTTACATAGTATTTATATTAACTTTTACTATTTTTTTAATAGGAACTTTAGCATATTCTGCAAGAGTCGTTGGAGTAAAAACTGGTAGAATTGCAGTAGCTGCTGCTGTATTTAATGTTTTTGTATTGATACAAAGGACAGCAAGTACCATCCAAGCACCTTTACTAGGAAAGGCAGTTGATAATAGTATAAGTACAGGACAAACTAGTGATTTATTGTATGTCTTTAGGTGGATAATTTTTTCTATTACATTAGCAACAATAACTGGTGCAATTTTAATGCCAACTTTTATAAAAATATTTAATAAATTAGTTGTATCATTTAGTGTATATCGCTCTGTGCCTAAATTGGTATTTCATGCATTTTCAAAATCAGGAATTGAACAATTTAAAAATAGTATTTCAATTCCTAAAAAAGAGAATTTGTATGAATTGAGAAATTTTAAGAAAATACCTAAAAAAGTAGTTTTATTGAATATGATTGCGTTTTCTGTATCTAGTATAAGTGTCTTAGCAGCATTATACGCTGCATGTTTAAGTCCTAATTTAAGAACTACATGTACCACCTTATCATCTGTAATAAACAGTGTTTCAACAATATTTATGGTTATATTCATTGATCCTTATTTATCTATGACAACAGATGATGTAATAAGAGGAGATTGTACGGAATTAGAGTTTAACCGTTGTGTAATTTTTATTATTGTTGGACTTATCGTTGGAAGTATATTAGCACAATTCATGCTAATTCCTGCTTCAAAATTAATAGTAATTATTGCAAAACTAATATAAATCAAATGAGTATACTTGAAAGCAACTGGAAATTTTACCAGCTGAAACTAAAAGTAAAGTGTCTTTGAATGACTGAAATATAGGGCTTAAAGACACTTTTTATATCAGATTTTTAAAAACGAAAAAACGGTTGGTAAAATTTCAATAAAAGTCTTTATTTGCAATGTATTAAGGGGTATAATGAAAAATAAGAATGGCGAGGTTACAGTGGGTTGAACTTTAACATAGGATGTATTTAAATATAAATCCACCTTCCATTTCGTCTAACATTTCAAGGTTGAACTTTAATATAAGATACATTTAAATGATTTGACAAAATTAGATTCTTTAATAAATTATTTAGCTCAACTTTAAATATGGACTATATTTAAACTAAATGTTATTGCTATAAATAGGCAGTAGTATTTAGTTTTATTTTTGTAAAATTTATTATTAATATGGTATAATATATATAATTTTGAAAAATAAAATAAAAATTACAAATAATTAAGTGTATTTTTATTGATTCTAAAATCTAAAAAGTCAAATTACAAAGTAAAGACATATCTAAAATTCATTTATTTATAATTTCGTTAGTAGTAGTGCTAGATTTTCTAGCAAATTTTAAATTTTAGTGTATTACAATAATATTTTAAGTAAATATAAATTTTTATACACACTTCAAAGTAAATGATAAGAAGTAGTGGTAAAGTAGGAGGGGTAATGTGGGTGAAATCAAATTAAAGTGCAGATTTCTTACTCCAGCATTTATATATGGAGACAATAATCAATTGGAATTAAGAGCATCTTCTATAAAAGGTCTTATCAGATTTTGGTGGCGTGCTGTCAATGAATTTGGAAACATTGAAGAAATGAGAAATGAAGAATCAGAAATATTTGGTGGCAAGCTATTAAAAAAAGGTAAAGAAGAATTTATAAAAGCTAAAGTACAAATTTTAACTGAGATTATAAAAAATAATAATAAAGAACTAAAAAAATCATTATTAGATGAATATGAGGACTATAGTGGAATAAAATATTTATTTTATTCTATTGGTATTAATGATAAAAAAAATAGGAATTTTTTTAATAAAGGAACAGAATTTAAGGTGAAATTTAAATTTAAAGATGAAGATAGTAAGTATGTCAGGGAATATATAAAAGCATTCAATACACTTCAACTTTTTGGAGGAATAGGTTGCAGAAGTAGAAGAGGTGCCGGAAATTTTATTGTTGAGGAGGTTGAAGGTGATCCTTGTGGAATAAGTAAACAAGAAATTTTGAGAAATTTGTATGAAGAAGAAAGTGGAACAGATATATTGGAAGTTTATAAAAAAGTATTTAAGGAAAATAAATCAAATTGTGAATTGAGATATTCTAACATAATTAGTGAATCAACAAAGGCTTGTCTTTTAAGTTTAAATAAGAAAAATTTGCTAGTTAATAATAATTATGAAGATAAACCGTTTGCTATATTAAAAAAATTAATTGATAATTTTGATTTCGAAGAAAACCTTGATGAAATTGCCGAAAAATATAGAATATTTAGAAAAGAAACTAATTATAACAAATGTAATGATAGAGGAGCATCTCCACTAATAATAAAGGTTGTAAAAGATCGCGAAGAGTGCAAAATATTATTAATTAAACTGTCAGGTGAAAGATTGGAATACTGTAAGGAAAAATCTAAACTAAAGAAAAATAGCATTGGCAATGAAAATGATAAATCAAGCAAGGAATTCAAATTAAATGAAGAAGATAAAATAGTTGATGAGTTTTTAGATAAGTTTATTAAAGAAAATAACAAAAATGAAATAGAAGTAATAAATTTAAGGGGGTAAATATGAGTAATTTAATACTATATAAGTGTGAAACTCCACTTCATGTTGGATCTGGAACCGAATTAGGATTAGTTGATATGCCTATACAAAGGGAAAAACATACAGGATTTCCTAAGATAGAATCATCAGGAATAAAAGGAGTTATTAGAACTGATTTCAATCAAGATAAAACATATAAAAGTTATACAAATATACTTTTTGGACCAGAAGATGATGGAAGCAAATTTGCAGGAAGCTTACAATTTACAGATGCCAAAATTTTATTTTTTCCAGTAAAAACAGCTAAGGGTACTTTTGGATGGATAACGTGTCCGTTTATACTAAGCAGGTTTAAAAATGATTTAGAAGTTAATGATGTAAATACAAATGATATAAAAATAAATGAAGAATATATTAAATTAGGTATAGAAGCTAATAAAGAATTTGTTATAGCTAATAAGGAATCTAATCTAATTATAAAAAGAGAAAATTCAATGTATATTTTATTAGAAGAATTCGGGTACAAAGTTATAAATGATGATACTAATATATTAAATAAGGTTAATAAGTTGATAGAGAAAATGGATTTAAATAAGTACATTAAAGACAAATTAAAGAGAGATATAATTATAGTTAACGACGATGTTTTTAGTTATTTTTTAGATATGAGTACTGAAATAAATACAAGAATTAGAATAGGTAAAGATGGAGTTGTTGAAGAGGGAGGATTATTTACAGAAGAATATGTTCCAGAAGAAACAATAATGTATGGTTTTATAGATACATTTGCAATTAGTAATTGCAAAATTGATCTAGAAAGATTTGCTAATAAAAAATTTAATGGTGATTGTGAAAAAATTAATATTGTGGAGGGATCTAGTGAAAATAGTAAAGAAAATGAAATTTTAAAACTTAAGATAGAGAAAAATTTTGTAAAGTATTTAAATATAAAAAAAGTTTTTCAATTTGGTGGTAACAGTACCTTAGGAAAAGGATTTACAAGTGTCCATGTTATAAATGGTGAAGTAAAGGAAAAAGGTGATGTTATAAATGATTAGCAGTAGTGTAGAAAAATCAAGATTTATTTTGAAAAGCATAAAAGATGGATGTTTTACTATAAAAGATTTAAGTATAAGTGAAATACAAAAACTCCCAATGATGATTAGAATTAATGGATTAGCTGCTTCTTTAGAATATTTATTAAAAAAAGATGAACTTAAAGTTAAAAATGTAGGTAAGTTTTGTATTAAATATATTTCTGATTATACTTCAATAAAAATAGATAGTAGTGAAATTACAGACCTTAAAGAGATAAAATGTGATAGATATATGTGTTTGCAGAAAGATTTATATGAATTTTCATTAATGCTTAGAAGATTAGTAATAGCATTTGAAAAAAAGTGAGGAGGAAATTATAAATTGGCAAAATGTAAATTTTATTTAAATACAGATAATTTAAGATTTGATACATTGGAAAGATCTAACAATGTAGAGCTTGATTCTAATAATATAAATAATAATCTTATTTTAAATAAGTATATATATGAAAAAATAGATTTTAAAAATTACAAGTTTAATCAATCATTTCAAAGTTTATTAGAATATATAAAAGAAAAACAAGAGCATATCGTTGAATTGTATAAAGATAATTATATATGCTGTAAAGAGTCATTTTCATTAAATGAATGTTCAAAACTTGCTATAGGGCTTGGAGAAGTTTCTGTAAGAGAGGTATCAATCAAGCTAGATCATATATATGGAATTCCATTCATTCCTGCTAGCTCTTTAAAAGGTGCTTTTAGAAGTTACTTAAATGAAAAGTATAGCAAATCGAACAATAAAGAAAATATAATTATAACTGAGTTATTTGGTACTGAAGATAAAAAAGGTAAAATTATATTTTTTGATGCATATCCAGAAAAATTTCAATTAGGGCTAGATATTATGACACCACATTATATAAAATATTATTCCAATGGTGAAAAACCTTTAGATTCATTAAAGCCTAATCCTATAAAATTTCCAGTTGTGAAAGAAGGAGCTAAATTTAAATTTACAATATTATGTGAAAAGAATTATTTTATTGAATTAAATAAGCTGTCTAAAGAAAAATTTAAATTTACAACATTGTATAAAAAATTAAAGCACATGTTAGACAATTTAAATAGAGCAGATTTAAAGAAGTTAGGGGAAAAAAATAAATTTAAAAAATCGAATATACAAAAAGAATTTGAACAATTTTTAAAAAAGAAACCTTTAGGGGCTAAAACTTCTGTTGGGTATGGTTGTTTTGAAAAATTAAAGTAAGAGAGGTGATATTGTGCATAATAAACTAATGCTTATAACTATAGCTGGGATTCAAGAATATATATCTAATGCTAGAAAGACAGCAGATTTTTTTAATGGAAGTAAGATTATTACTGAGTTTTTAAAAGAAATTTATGAAATTGTAAAGCATTTTGAAGGATATAAAGATTTTGATACTATATTACCTTGCGAATTGGACAAGCATGAATTAGATATACCAAATTATTTTATAGCAAAAGTAAGTTCTAATCTAGAAAATAATGAACTGGAAAATAAATTAAGAAAAATTTTAAGTAAATCTTTGAAAAATAATTTTAATAAAATATATTGTTATTTGAATTTAGATGTTTATATTGTAGTAGTAGATTTTAAAAGTTCTTATCAAGTTTCCTATAAAAGTATGTATAAAAAATTGGATGGTTATAAAAATAATAGATTTAGGGATTATTCTCTAATATATAACATTCATGAAAATAAAAATTTCGATTTGCAAAATTGTACAATATGTGGGAAGAATAGAGGTAAATATATTTCAAATACTAATATAGAGTTAATAAAAACGGAGCAATATTATACAAGCGAAAACAAATATATAAAAGATAAAGAGGTTTTGTGTGAAGATTGCTTAAGAAAAAGAAAATATGATTATCACAAAGAGTATCCATCTACAGTAGATATAGCAGTGATGGAATGGATAGATGAAGTTAATAAAAATGAAAAAATTCAACATTACGATAAGATGATAGGAAGTATAGTAAATAATAAGAGGGATTGTATTGCCAACTTTTATCATTTGGATTATATATATTCTCATGTAGAAGGGAATATGTGTGATGAATATGTAAAAGCTTTGGACGAGATTAATAATTTAGATAGAAAAGACCAAAAATGTAAAGTTGGGAATGCTAGTAGATATTATGCATTAATAAAAGCTGATATAGATGATTTAGGTAAGCATTTTAATGGAAAGTATTTAAAAGAGAGTATTAAAAATGATGATATTATATTTGAAAAGTTTCAAAAAAGATTATCAAAAGAAATTTTAAAACTTTCTGAAGGAGTTAAAGAAAAATTATATAGCTTTAAAAATAATTATGAGACTAAAAAACTAGACATTTATTTAGGAGGAGATGATTTACTATTTTTTTGTCCTTTATACAAGGTTTTTGAAATAGTAAAGTTTATAGATGAAAGAATTAAAAATATAAATATAGAAGATAATGAAAAAAACTTAACGATATCTAAATCTATTGTAGTAGCACATGATTCTGTACCTCTTACTCAGGTTATTAATTTATCTAGAAAAAGCTTAGATATAGCAAAAGAAAAATTTGAAAAGCAAGGTAAAAATGCACTAGTGATTTCAATTATAAATTCTAGTGGTATAGTAAGAACTTCTTATTTGAAAAATGAAAGAAAAACTGTTGATGAACTTGTAAATTTAATTAATGGCTTTAAAAACTATATTTCTTCAGGTTTTATATCTAATATTGAAAGGCAGTTGTTTTTGCTTGGAGAAAATATGAGTTTGGAAGAATATGAAGTCTTAATGAATGTAATAATGAATGTAATTGAAAGAGTAGCTTCTAAACAAATAAAAGACAATGAAATAAAGTGTAAAGAAAATTTAAAATATTTAATCTCAAAATTTGTTTATGTAAATTCTAGTAATTATTTTTTAGATTTAAAAGGGTATTTTAATTTACTTTATATATTAAAAAAGTATTCAATTGAAATTATTAATGATATCAATGGAGGCAGTATATGAGAGAATGTTATTTTAAAATAAAGCCTAGTGATACATTGTTTTTTAGAGATGGACATCCTTTTCTAAAAAGATTAAATAATTATCTTGAAAGTTTAAATGTTCCATATCCATCTGTATTTTATGGAGCTATATTCTCGGCTTTATTGAGACAGGGAAATTTTAAAGATATTTTAAATTCCATAAGAAATAAAGATAATGAAATTGAAACGAAATTAGAAAAAAATTTCAATATAACTGGTGTATATTTATATGATGAAATTAAAAATGAATTATATGTAAAAGCTCCTTTAGATTTATTTGAAGATGGAAATTCAAAAAGTTTTGGGTTGTATAAGGATGGTTTTTTATATAGTCCAACTGGAGCAAATAAATTTAATAGATGTGATGATAAGTTTATTAGTTTGAGTGATTTAATAAAGCATTATTCTAGTAGAAATGTAAATGAGATAACATTATATCCAAGTAAATATTTTTTTACCAATTATAGTAAAATTGGGATTGAAATAGATAGACAGAAAAGAACAGTAAAGGAAGAACATTTATATAGGATCAATATGGTAGAGTTTTCTGATAAGAGGTTTTCCTATTTATTGAAATGTGAAATTGATTTAAATGAGGATGAAATTAAAGATGATGTAATTAGACTTGGAGGAGAATCTAAGATAGCTAGTTTTACTCATACATTTAAAGAATTAAGTGCTATTAAAGAGTTAAATGAATTTTATAACAATACAATAGTTTATGGTGATAAAATAAAATTAATTTTAACTACTCCTATGATTATAGAAAAATCTTCTCAAGATAAAAAAGATGATTTTGATAATTTTATAAATAATAATAATATTGAATGTGTGGTAACTGGAAAGCCCGAATATATAGGTGGTTTTGATATGGCAAGGAATCATCAAAAAAATATAAGAAAAGCAATTCCAGCAGGCAGCGTACTCATAATGAAGAATAATAAATTCAGAAATGTAAGTATTAATCAAATATTAGATGATTCTTGTGAAAAGTATATTAATTTAAAAAATATAGAAGATAATTTTAGAGGCTTTGGAAGCATAATTATTATGCCATTTAGAAGAGGAGATGATTAAATAATGAAGTTAAAAGAGGTTTTTGGGAATATAGATACTTATGTAATGTGTTCAACGTTGAATCAAATTGTAAATTATATACCTATTAAACTCATAGAAGAAAATAATAAAGCAAAATTAGAAACTATAAAAATAATAAATCTCACTGTAAAAAACAAATCTGAGAAAAATAGTATATTTAAAAGATTTGACAATGAGAAATGGGATGAAAATTTGAAAGCATGTTTACAAGATATAAATATTAAAGATGTTAATATCGAAAGAAATGAACTTGATATTAGTAACAAATTGGGATTCTTAATACAAAATGAAAATCATGAAGAAGAAGGAGAAGATGAATTAAACAATAATATTTACAAAGAAGAAAAAACAATACTTTGGAATATTACAGGTGGACAAAGAACTACAATTATAGCAATTCAAAAATATATAAGGGAAAATAAAAGATATAAAGATTATATTATGTATTTAGAAGGAAATTCTAATAAAATAATTATTGGTAATTTTAAAAAAAAATGTGGGTTTAATTACGAAAAATTAGAGGAACCCTACGCTTTGAAATATTTAAATTTGCAAACAGTATTTAAATTAGCAGGTTTTGAAATTAATAATTATGATAAAGTACATAATTTTTTGAAAGAAAATCATAATGAAAATGATGATAAGGAATATAAAGAACTTGAAGTATGTAATAAAATTTATAAGTATTATAAAAATCTTGAGTCTGATTTTGGAGAATATTTTAGAAAAAATTTACCAAGGTTGAATAAAATCAAAAATGGAATTGATATGAAACAATTAATTGGTGAAATTGAAAAAAGCAAATTTGGGAAAAAATTCAAAGAAGAATTTAATGATGACCAAAAAAAGATATTGGAAAATTTGAAGAGAAAAGATAAAAATAAAGGTAGTAAAGCAGATGAGCAAAGCAAAAAAGATAATGAGAGCAAAAATAAACAATTTGGATATATATTAGAATACATGGCTATTAATTCTATAAAAGATTGTATAAAAGAAGATCCTAAATTAAGTAATTATTTTATAGAACTTTGTCACAGTGTTAATCTCAAAAAACTCAAAAATCCTCTTGTACAGAGTAAAACTAGTGAACTTTGTGAATTTGATTTAGTTTTGTTATCTAAAAGTGGACAAGTTGTAATTTTTGAATGTAAATCAGGTACTATGTCAAGTGATGTTGGAAAAGCAAGACAATATACAGGATATGCAGCTGCAGGAGTATATGGAAAGCCTATCCTAATAACTCCTTTATTAGAGAATCATAGGAGAAATATTTGTAATGCATTTAAAACAAATAGTGATAATAGCAATTTGAAAGCAGAAAAAACAGATGAAATATGTAGTGAATCTCAAAAATTTGATGAAGCAGTGCTTGAAGCATTTCGTGCAGCAGCGAGAGCAAATTTAGATGTATGGGGTATGGATGAAATACATGAAAAGTTAAATGAATTATATTATGAAGTATTGAATGTGGGGGAAAAAAATGAATAAAAATATAAATAAAATTAAAGGAGATTCAAAAGAAGATCAACAATATATAAAATCAAAATTAATAATTTTAAAAACTATGACTCCTTTGCATGTAGGAGCTGGTGAAGGAAGTGGAATTGCAGATTTGCCAATACAAAGGGAAGCTGCAACAAATATACCTAAAGTTGAAAGCTCTACTTTTAAAGGCTCTTTAAGGTGTTCATGTGAGAAGATGTTAGATGAAGAACATGTAAAAATACTTTTTGGAAATGAAAATAATAAAACTGGAGAAATAGCTTTTACTGATTTAAGATTATTATTTTTTCCCGTGAAATCATCAAAAAACATATTTTCTTTAATATCTTGTCCATATGTACTTGAAAGATTCTATGATGACATTATTTTGTATAAAACAAAACTTATTTCAGGAATAAAGGATTTACTAACAAATATGAGAATGTTGGATAGCAATATAGCAGTGACTTTAAATAGTGATCAAGAAAATATTTATTTGGAAGATTATTTATTTAAAACTGAAAAAATTCATATTGAAAAATTATTTAGCAACATTCATGGATTAGAAAAGATGTTAAGTAGAATAGTGATTATATCAAACGATAATTTTATTGATTTTGTAAATTATTATACTGAAGTTATTACAAGAAATAAAATAGATG harbors:
- the cmr3 gene encoding type III-B CRISPR module-associated protein Cmr3; translated protein: MRECYFKIKPSDTLFFRDGHPFLKRLNNYLESLNVPYPSVFYGAIFSALLRQGNFKDILNSIRNKDNEIETKLEKNFNITGVYLYDEIKNELYVKAPLDLFEDGNSKSFGLYKDGFLYSPTGANKFNRCDDKFISLSDLIKHYSSRNVNEITLYPSKYFFTNYSKIGIEIDRQKRTVKEEHLYRINMVEFSDKRFSYLLKCEIDLNEDEIKDDVIRLGGESKIASFTHTFKELSAIKELNEFYNNTIVYGDKIKLILTTPMIIEKSSQDKKDDFDNFINNNNIECVVTGKPEYIGGFDMARNHQKNIRKAIPAGSVLIMKNNKFRNVSINQILDDSCEKYINLKNIEDNFRGFGSIIIMPFRRGDD
- the cmr4 gene encoding type III-B CRISPR module RAMP protein Cmr4, coding for MNKNINKIKGDSKEDQQYIKSKLIILKTMTPLHVGAGEGSGIADLPIQREAATNIPKVESSTFKGSLRCSCEKMLDEEHVKILFGNENNKTGEIAFTDLRLLFFPVKSSKNIFSLISCPYVLERFYDDIILYKTKLISGIKDLLTNMRMLDSNIAVTLNSDQENIYLEDYLFKTEKIHIEKLFSNIHGLEKMLSRIVIISNDNFIDFVNYYTEVITRNKIDAETGTAKNTALFTEEYVPEEAIFYGVISRFHDIFDKNKNKNVYEEFIKNFEFGEKLNKFRIGGNLSLGKGIVKIIN